In Ruminiclostridium papyrosolvens DSM 2782, the following proteins share a genomic window:
- a CDS encoding AMP-dependent synthetase/ligase: protein MRTEPIYQTRKITDLKDLMVQSAKLFGDRNAFYIKDKNDEYYGKTYTELKSDIDAFGTALISLGLKDKKIAILSQNSAQWCTSYLTITGGVGVVVPLDKELPFNEVENLISRAGVSAIVFSSKYRSDMLKLSQNSGVEYYIDIDQTEEVADGFLSYSCLIEKGKELMKKGNRSYVDAKIDPDAMCALIFTSGTTDLAKGVMLSSKNLASNVRAVVSMLYIDENDSVLSILPLHHTYECTAGFLVMMYSGCCMSFNEGLKHIVKNLQETKPTILMLVPLILENMHKKIAKQASKTRMGKVKFNTAIEISNFLYNFLKIDIRKKLFKQVLNTFGGRVRLVISGAAAVNPDVSNDLCAMGIRIVQGYGLTEFSPIVAVNNDRGFRHDSAGKPLAGVDVQLENIGEDGIGEFVISGDCVMMGYFENPSATRNVLKNGRLYTGDLGYIDDEGYLYITGRKKNVIVTKNGKNIFPEEVEAYLSKSRFVKESLVWGRFDEETGETEVNAQILPDVDEIKAKLNLNIVSTDEIHKVIHGEIKEINKLMPLYKRIKDFTIREEEFVKTTTKKIKRYVENVG, encoded by the coding sequence ATGAGAACCGAACCGATTTACCAGACTAGGAAAATCACTGATCTCAAAGATCTCATGGTTCAAAGTGCAAAATTATTCGGAGATAGAAATGCATTTTACATTAAGGATAAAAATGACGAGTACTACGGAAAGACATATACTGAACTCAAAAGCGATATAGACGCTTTTGGTACGGCATTGATAAGTTTAGGCTTAAAAGACAAAAAGATTGCTATTTTGTCCCAGAACAGCGCACAATGGTGTACCTCTTACCTGACAATAACAGGGGGAGTGGGTGTTGTAGTCCCTTTAGATAAGGAGCTTCCTTTTAATGAGGTTGAAAATCTTATTTCACGAGCTGGTGTCAGTGCAATTGTTTTTTCATCAAAATACCGCAGTGATATGTTGAAATTATCCCAGAATTCAGGGGTTGAATATTACATAGACATTGATCAAACAGAAGAGGTAGCAGATGGATTTTTATCCTATTCATGTTTGATTGAAAAGGGCAAAGAGTTAATGAAAAAAGGCAACAGAAGTTATGTGGATGCAAAGATAGACCCGGATGCCATGTGTGCCCTTATTTTTACGTCAGGGACAACAGATTTGGCTAAAGGGGTTATGCTGTCAAGCAAGAACCTTGCCTCCAACGTAAGAGCTGTTGTATCAATGCTCTACATTGACGAGAACGATAGTGTTCTTTCTATTTTGCCGCTTCACCACACCTATGAATGTACCGCAGGTTTTTTGGTAATGATGTACAGCGGATGTTGTATGTCATTTAATGAGGGGCTAAAGCATATAGTTAAGAACTTGCAGGAGACAAAACCTACAATCCTTATGTTGGTTCCTCTGATTCTTGAAAACATGCATAAGAAGATAGCAAAGCAGGCATCCAAAACACGGATGGGTAAAGTCAAATTTAATACTGCAATTGAAATAAGCAATTTTTTATATAATTTCTTAAAAATAGATATACGCAAAAAATTATTCAAGCAGGTTCTCAACACCTTTGGAGGCAGAGTAAGACTGGTTATTTCCGGTGCTGCTGCGGTAAATCCGGATGTTTCAAATGATTTATGTGCTATGGGTATAAGAATTGTCCAAGGATATGGACTTACTGAGTTTTCACCTATAGTCGCAGTAAACAACGACCGGGGTTTCAGACATGATTCCGCCGGAAAGCCACTTGCAGGTGTAGATGTTCAGCTAGAGAATATCGGTGAGGATGGTATTGGAGAATTTGTTATATCAGGCGATTGCGTAATGATGGGTTATTTCGAAAATCCGTCAGCAACACGAAATGTATTAAAAAACGGACGACTATATACCGGTGACTTAGGATATATTGATGATGAAGGCTATCTTTATATTACAGGAAGAAAGAAAAACGTCATTGTTACAAAGAACGGTAAAAACATCTTCCCTGAAGAAGTTGAAGCATATCTTTCAAAGAGCAGGTTTGTAAAGGAGAGTCTTGTTTGGGGCAGATTTGATGAAGAAACCGGCGAAACTGAAGTTAATGCACAGATTTTACCTGACGTTGATGAGATAAAGGCTAAGCTTAATCTTAATATTGTTTCAACTGATGAAATACACAAGGTTATTCATGGGGAAATAAAGGAGATAAACAAGCTAATGCCGCTTTATAAGCGAATAAAGGACTTTACTATTCGTGAAGAAGAGTTTGTAAAAACTACAACTAAAAAAATAAAGAGATATGTTGAAAATGTTGGTTAA
- a CDS encoding serine hydrolase, producing MKKVLATLIVSFILLFQVTPAFCANLDIDAASYILMDAKTGSVLYEYKPDLKWRPASTTKIATALVALKEGKLDQMMTASNEAVSDIGVGGMNIGIMPGEQMSLNNLLHALLIVSANETANIISENLFNDKTKFLAEMNKFAADAGAKNTTFTNPCGIDEYEKDADHFSSARDLALIAKECLKYPLFREIIGQKQLSTLPATNKHKTWNILNNTNKLLGKSFKYGPETGDDRNQYTITGLKTGSTSRAGANFISSAVNKDGLELISVVLGVNNKPNRSVFDFTKTLLKAGYENYSRQMIIDRSTKIQEITVKDAADGDKVDLITNGVIEALLPNDKTQWQLDKKINIRQDVKAPVKKGTVLGSIEYTREGVSLGKVDIVSSRTVEQTLKSKSKDYVKGITSTSLFKYIVIGVILVICFFILRFILRKISRKRKYKLRNFN from the coding sequence ATGAAGAAAGTACTGGCAACACTAATCGTATCATTTATTTTACTATTTCAAGTCACACCTGCATTTTGTGCAAATCTCGACATTGATGCTGCCTCATACATATTAATGGATGCAAAAACAGGAAGTGTTTTGTACGAATATAAGCCGGATCTGAAATGGCGTCCTGCCAGCACTACCAAAATAGCAACTGCTTTAGTAGCTCTTAAGGAAGGTAAACTGGACCAGATGATGACTGCCAGTAATGAGGCGGTTAGCGATATAGGCGTAGGCGGTATGAATATCGGTATCATGCCCGGAGAACAGATGTCTTTAAATAATCTGCTTCACGCTCTTTTGATAGTTTCGGCAAATGAGACTGCCAACATAATCTCCGAGAACCTTTTTAATGATAAAACTAAGTTTTTAGCTGAAATGAATAAGTTTGCTGCAGATGCAGGAGCAAAAAATACAACTTTTACAAATCCCTGCGGAATTGATGAATATGAAAAGGACGCAGACCACTTTTCCTCTGCAAGAGATTTGGCACTTATTGCAAAAGAGTGTTTAAAATACCCTTTATTTCGTGAAATCATAGGCCAAAAGCAGCTTAGCACGCTGCCTGCCACAAATAAGCATAAAACATGGAATATTCTTAACAACACTAATAAACTACTGGGAAAATCCTTTAAGTATGGACCTGAAACAGGTGACGACAGAAACCAGTATACTATTACAGGCCTAAAAACTGGCTCCACCTCAAGAGCAGGTGCAAATTTTATTTCCAGTGCGGTAAATAAGGATGGCCTTGAATTGATTTCCGTTGTACTTGGTGTAAATAATAAACCCAACAGAAGTGTATTTGATTTTACAAAAACCCTTTTAAAGGCAGGCTACGAAAACTATTCAAGACAGATGATTATTGACCGTTCCACAAAGATTCAGGAAATCACCGTAAAGGATGCCGCTGACGGAGACAAGGTTGATCTTATAACCAACGGAGTAATTGAGGCACTTTTACCTAATGATAAAACCCAATGGCAGCTTGATAAAAAAATTAATATCAGGCAGGATGTAAAAGCTCCTGTTAAAAAAGGGACAGTGCTTGGGAGTATTGAGTATACAAGGGAAGGCGTATCCCTGGGAAAAGTAGATATCGTTTCATCAAGAACCGTTGAACAAACACTAAAATCCAAATCAAAGGACTATGTAAAGGGCATAACAAGCACCAGCCTCTTTAAATACATTGTAATCGGAGTTATTTTAGTAATTTGCTTTTTTATTTTAAGATTTATATTAAGAAAAATATCCAGAAAGAGAAAATATAAATTAAGAAACTTCAATTAA
- a CDS encoding helix-hairpin-helix domain-containing protein: protein MEISVLGKKIFLSKIHVVCIIAVLVLGAGVLGFILKQVYHPLEIPILEEKNTSMVSKEAEPSKEQAEEEKVPDIKVYVTGCVNKPGVVTIKKGQIIEDAIKNAGGATKQADLDNINLAYPLNENTMLRVKAKGTEKAASTGKTGNQPQAVKTADGSTSNNSGVDIINDSLGADMGEKESNSSDGSKNKLLNINKASQAELEGLPNVGPSTAKAIIEYREQKGSFAKLTDIMKITGIKQKTFDRIKNYICID, encoded by the coding sequence ATGGAAATATCTGTTTTAGGCAAAAAGATATTTTTAAGTAAAATTCATGTAGTGTGTATTATTGCAGTTCTGGTATTAGGTGCGGGCGTTTTAGGTTTTATACTAAAGCAGGTTTATCATCCCCTTGAAATACCAATTCTTGAAGAAAAAAATACCTCAATGGTATCAAAGGAGGCAGAGCCTTCTAAAGAACAGGCAGAGGAAGAAAAAGTCCCCGATATAAAAGTTTATGTTACAGGTTGTGTAAACAAACCGGGAGTTGTAACAATAAAGAAGGGGCAAATCATTGAAGATGCCATAAAAAACGCCGGTGGTGCTACAAAACAAGCTGATCTTGATAATATAAATCTTGCATACCCTTTAAATGAAAATACTATGTTAAGAGTTAAAGCTAAGGGAACTGAAAAAGCAGCAAGTACAGGTAAAACAGGGAATCAGCCTCAAGCAGTAAAAACTGCCGATGGGAGTACTTCAAACAACAGCGGTGTTGATATTATAAATGACAGCTTGGGAGCTGATATGGGAGAGAAAGAGAGCAATTCTTCCGATGGCTCAAAAAATAAACTACTGAATATCAACAAAGCATCTCAGGCAGAGCTTGAAGGGCTTCCCAATGTAGGCCCGTCAACTGCAAAAGCTATCATAGAATACAGAGAGCAAAAGGGTAGTTTTGCAAAGCTGACTGATATTATGAAAATAACGGGAATTAAGCAAAAGACCTTTGACAGAATAAAAAATTACATATGCATTGATTGA
- the thrS gene encoding threonine--tRNA ligase yields MIKITLKDGIIKKYQEGVTVREVAESISAGLARAALAGEVDGRVTELDSKLESNCRLNLLTFDDEGGRLVYRHTASHVLAQAVKRLYPDVKLAIGPAIDSGYYYDFEREKPFSIDELESIEKEMEKIIKEDLKLERFSLPRNEAIKFMEEKAESYKVELIKDLPEGEEISFYKQGDFTDLCAGPHLSGTVKLKAIKLLSVAGAYWRGNEKNKMLQRIYGTAFPKKSQLDEYLFRMEEAKKRDHRKLGRELDLFDILDEGPGFPFFMPKGMVLRNLLEDFWRSEHKKAGYQEIKTPVILNKELWLRSGHWDTYKENMYTVDIDEQEYAIKPMNCPGGILVFKRKLHSYRDLPQRMGELGLVHRHELSGALHGLMRVRCFTQDDAHIFMTPEQITDEIVGVINLIDDFYKVFGFKYNVELSTRPENSIGSDEMWELSTQGLRKALDLKGIKYTVNEGDGAFYGPKIDFHLEDSIGRTWQCGTIQLDMNLPERFDLSYIGPDGEKHRPVMIHRVVFGSIERFIAILTEHFAGAFPAWLSPVQVKILPLVDKHHDYAFEVKKLLEAENVRVEVDSRNEKIGYKIREAQMDKTPYMLVIGDKELEGRLVSVRSRRDGDLGAISPEQFAEKILDEIKNKLK; encoded by the coding sequence ATGATAAAGATAACATTAAAAGACGGTATTATAAAAAAATATCAGGAGGGCGTCACAGTCCGTGAAGTTGCAGAGAGCATAAGTGCAGGACTGGCCAGAGCAGCATTAGCCGGAGAAGTTGACGGCAGAGTAACGGAACTTGATTCTAAACTGGAAAGCAATTGCAGGTTAAATCTTTTAACCTTTGATGATGAAGGAGGAAGGCTTGTTTACAGACACACCGCCTCCCATGTGTTGGCTCAGGCTGTGAAAAGACTATACCCTGATGTAAAGCTGGCAATAGGACCGGCAATAGATTCAGGATATTATTATGATTTTGAGAGAGAAAAACCATTTTCCATAGATGAACTTGAGAGTATTGAAAAGGAAATGGAGAAAATAATAAAAGAGGATTTAAAGCTGGAGCGATTCTCTCTTCCAAGAAACGAGGCAATAAAGTTCATGGAAGAAAAGGCAGAATCCTATAAGGTAGAGCTTATAAAGGATCTTCCGGAAGGCGAAGAAATATCCTTTTATAAACAAGGCGACTTTACAGACCTTTGTGCAGGGCCTCATTTATCCGGGACAGTAAAATTAAAGGCCATAAAATTACTTTCTGTTGCGGGTGCTTATTGGAGAGGCAATGAGAAGAATAAAATGCTCCAGAGAATATATGGCACAGCCTTCCCAAAGAAAAGTCAGCTTGATGAATACCTTTTCAGAATGGAAGAGGCAAAAAAGCGTGACCACAGAAAGCTGGGAAGGGAGCTGGATTTATTTGATATACTGGACGAAGGCCCCGGCTTCCCGTTCTTTATGCCAAAAGGTATGGTGCTTCGCAATCTTCTTGAAGATTTCTGGCGTTCCGAGCACAAAAAAGCCGGCTATCAGGAGATTAAAACACCTGTTATACTGAACAAGGAACTCTGGTTGAGATCAGGACACTGGGATACTTATAAAGAGAATATGTATACAGTTGATATTGATGAACAGGAGTATGCCATAAAACCCATGAACTGTCCCGGAGGAATTCTTGTATTTAAACGTAAACTTCATTCCTACAGGGATTTACCCCAAAGAATGGGTGAGTTGGGGTTGGTACACAGGCATGAGCTTTCAGGGGCACTACACGGATTGATGAGAGTAAGGTGCTTTACACAGGATGATGCACACATTTTTATGACACCTGAACAGATAACTGATGAAATTGTTGGTGTTATAAATTTAATTGATGACTTTTACAAAGTTTTTGGTTTCAAATATAATGTAGAATTATCCACAAGACCGGAAAATTCAATTGGTTCTGATGAAATGTGGGAATTATCTACACAGGGACTTAGAAAAGCATTGGATTTAAAAGGTATTAAGTACACTGTGAATGAAGGCGACGGAGCTTTCTACGGGCCTAAGATAGATTTTCATCTGGAGGATTCCATAGGCCGTACATGGCAATGCGGAACTATTCAGCTGGATATGAACCTTCCGGAAAGATTTGACTTAAGTTATATTGGCCCGGACGGTGAAAAGCACAGGCCTGTTATGATTCACAGAGTTGTTTTCGGAAGCATAGAAAGATTTATAGCCATTTTAACAGAGCATTTTGCAGGTGCGTTTCCGGCATGGCTGAGTCCCGTTCAGGTTAAAATACTGCCTTTGGTTGACAAACATCACGATTATGCTTTTGAGGTTAAAAAGCTTCTGGAAGCTGAAAATGTCAGGGTTGAGGTAGACAGCAGAAACGAAAAGATAGGTTATAAGATTCGTGAGGCTCAGATGGATAAGACCCCATATATGCTCGTAATCGGAGACAAGGAATTAGAGGGCAGGCTGGTTTCGGTAAGGTCAAGGAGAGACGGTGACTTAGGCGCTATTTCACCTGAACAGTTTGCAGAAAAAATATTGGATGAAATAAAAAATAAGCTGAAATAA
- the thrS gene encoding threonine--tRNA ligase, giving the protein MIKVTLKDGSSKEYQSGITIKEVAESISAGLARAALAGEVDGRVKELDFKLENDCALSLLTFADEGGRLAYRHTASHVLAQAVKRLFPNIKLAIGPAIENGFYYDFDTEKNFAPEDLAKIEKEMEKIIKEDISLERFTLPREEAIKFMEDKGEPYKVELIKDLPEGEEISFYKQGDFVDLCAGPHLLSTGKLKAVKLMSAAGAYWRGNEKNKMLQRIYGTAFPKKSELEEYVTKLEEAKKRDHNKLGRELELFTTVEEIGQGLPLLMPKGARIVQTLQRFVEDEEERRGYVLTKTPFMAKSDLYKLSGHWQHYKDGMFLLGDEEKDEEVMALRPMTCPFQFMIYNTKLHSYRDLPIRYGETSTLFRNEASGEMHGLIRVRQFTISEGHLVCTPEQLEDEFKGVVDLIKFMMETLGIEEDVTYRFSKWDPKNKEKYIGNEEDWENVQGQMRTILDHLKLDYKEAEGEAAFYGPKLDIQCKNVHGKEDTIITVQVDFALAERLSMVYVDKNNEKKHPYIIHRTSIGCYERTLAMLIEKYAGAFPTWLCPVQAKILPLVDKHHDFAQKVAQMLRDKGVKVEVDTRNEKIGYKIREAQMEKIPYMLVIGDKEMESNAVSVRSRKEGDLGAMSAEQFVDKIVEEIRTRAK; this is encoded by the coding sequence ATGATTAAGGTTACATTAAAGGACGGAAGCAGTAAGGAATATCAGAGCGGTATAACAATCAAAGAAGTTGCTGAAAGCATCAGTGCAGGGCTTGCAAGAGCAGCTCTTGCAGGAGAAGTTGACGGAAGGGTTAAGGAACTGGATTTCAAGTTGGAGAACGACTGTGCATTGAGCCTTTTGACATTTGCTGATGAAGGAGGAAGACTTGCGTACAGACACACTGCATCACATGTTCTTGCACAAGCTGTAAAAAGGTTATTCCCAAATATCAAGCTTGCAATAGGTCCGGCTATAGAAAACGGCTTCTATTATGACTTTGATACTGAAAAGAACTTTGCACCGGAGGATTTGGCAAAGATTGAAAAGGAAATGGAGAAAATCATTAAAGAAGATATTTCTCTTGAACGATTTACATTGCCAAGAGAAGAGGCAATCAAATTTATGGAAGACAAGGGCGAACCCTACAAGGTTGAGCTAATAAAGGATTTACCCGAAGGCGAGGAAATATCTTTTTACAAACAGGGTGACTTTGTTGACCTTTGTGCCGGCCCCCATCTTCTGTCAACAGGAAAGCTCAAGGCTGTAAAGCTTATGAGTGCTGCAGGTGCTTACTGGAGAGGCAATGAAAAAAACAAGATGCTCCAGAGAATTTATGGTACAGCCTTCCCTAAAAAGAGTGAACTGGAAGAATATGTAACAAAACTTGAAGAGGCAAAGAAAAGAGACCATAACAAACTGGGAAGAGAACTTGAACTATTCACTACAGTTGAAGAAATAGGACAGGGGCTACCTTTACTAATGCCAAAAGGAGCCAGAATTGTTCAGACTCTGCAAAGGTTTGTTGAGGACGAAGAAGAGAGAAGAGGCTATGTGCTGACAAAGACTCCATTTATGGCAAAGAGTGACTTATATAAGCTATCAGGACACTGGCAGCACTATAAGGACGGAATGTTCCTGCTGGGAGATGAGGAAAAGGACGAGGAAGTAATGGCATTAAGGCCTATGACCTGTCCCTTCCAGTTTATGATATATAACACAAAGCTGCACAGCTACCGTGATTTGCCTATAAGATACGGCGAAACTTCCACCCTGTTCAGAAACGAGGCATCAGGGGAAATGCACGGTCTTATACGTGTTCGTCAGTTTACAATTTCAGAGGGACACTTGGTTTGTACTCCTGAACAGTTAGAAGACGAGTTCAAGGGAGTTGTTGACCTGATTAAATTTATGATGGAGACTTTGGGAATAGAGGAGGATGTAACCTACAGATTCTCAAAATGGGACCCTAAGAACAAGGAAAAATATATCGGAAACGAAGAAGACTGGGAAAATGTTCAGGGACAGATGAGAACTATTCTGGATCACTTGAAGCTTGATTACAAAGAAGCAGAAGGTGAAGCAGCTTTCTACGGACCAAAGCTTGACATCCAGTGCAAGAATGTTCACGGAAAGGAAGATACCATTATTACAGTGCAGGTTGACTTTGCTCTTGCAGAGAGACTTAGCATGGTTTACGTTGATAAAAACAATGAAAAGAAGCATCCATATATAATTCACAGAACATCAATAGGCTGTTATGAAAGAACACTTGCAATGCTTATTGAAAAATACGCAGGAGCGTTCCCTACCTGGCTATGTCCTGTTCAGGCAAAGATTCTTCCTTTGGTTGACAAGCATCATGATTTTGCGCAGAAGGTTGCACAAATGCTCAGAGACAAGGGAGTAAAGGTTGAAGTTGACACTAGAAATGAGAAGATTGGCTACAAGATTAGAGAAGCCCAAATGGAGAAAATACCTTACATGCTTGTAATAGGTGACAAGGAAATGGAAAGCAATGCTGTTTCGGTACGTTCCAGAAAAGAAGGCGATCTGGGAGCAATGTCAGCAGAACAGTTTGTTGACAAAATAGTTGAAGAAATCAGAACCCGTGCAAAATAA
- a CDS encoding IS3 family transposase (programmed frameshift), with protein sequence MTKFTHEQRMKAVLEVVENHMSCNSIGKQLGCGETLVRRWVKSYEQFGVEGIILKHGTYSGEFKQHVVEYMHEKNLSLFVTAALFGIPNGTTVANWERLYYEEGPQALYRNNRGRKKNMQSDRKIKENSTGKIQSANQVEEDLISEVQRLRMENEYLKKFECLSSGKNCPREWEKVITISELRHKFKLMDLLQIAGLPRSTYYYYLKQMSKPDKYIEVKEVIKEIYHANKGRYGYRRITMELRNRGYGINHKTVLKLMKECNIKCQVRIRKYRSYKGEVGKVAENVLKRDFKADKPNQKWVTDVTEFSLFGTKLYLSPILDLFNGEIVSYNVSERPTFHQIMDMLDKAFKKIPDNTRLIFHSDQGWQYQMKQYQHRLQQKGIIQSMSRKGNCLDNSVMENFFGLLKSELLYLQEFNSIEHFHRELDDYIDYYNNKRIKCKLKGLSPVQYRIQSLEVA encoded by the exons ATGACAAAATTTACTCACGAACAACGAATGAAAGCAGTTTTAGAGGTTGTTGAAAACCATATGTCCTGTAATTCTATTGGGAAACAACTAGGATGTGGAGAAACACTAGTTCGACGTTGGGTTAAGAGTTATGAACAGTTTGGGGTAGAAGGAATAATTTTAAAACATGGAACATACTCTGGAGAATTCAAACAACATGTCGTAGAATATATGCATGAGAAGAATTTATCACTTTTTGTAACAGCTGCCCTGTTTGGAATACCTAACGGCACTACTGTTGCTAACTGGGAGCGCTTATATTATGAGGAGGGACCACAGGCTCTCTATAGAAATAATCGTGGTCGAAAGAAAAATATGCAATCTGATAGGAAAATAAAAGAAAACTCAACAGGTAAAATACAGTCTGCCAATCAAGTAGAAGAAGACCTAATATCAGAAGTTCAAAGACTTCGTATGGAGAATGAATATCTAAAAAAAT TTGAATGCCTTAGTTCAGGAAAGAATTGTCCGAGAGAATGGGAAAAAGTAATTACCATCAGCGAATTAAGGCATAAATTTAAACTGATGGATCTACTCCAGATTGCAGGTCTTCCTAGAAGTACATATTACTATTATTTAAAACAGATGAGTAAGCCTGATAAATATATAGAAGTTAAAGAAGTAATTAAGGAAATATATCACGCAAATAAGGGTAGATATGGTTATCGCAGAATCACTATGGAACTGCGCAATAGAGGGTATGGCATCAACCATAAGACCGTCTTAAAGCTAATGAAAGAGTGCAATATTAAGTGCCAGGTAAGGATACGTAAATACCGTTCTTATAAAGGAGAAGTAGGCAAGGTGGCAGAAAATGTTCTGAAACGTGATTTTAAAGCAGATAAGCCTAATCAGAAATGGGTTACTGATGTTACTGAATTTTCACTTTTCGGGACAAAGTTATACCTTTCGCCAATACTTGATCTATTCAATGGTGAAATTGTGAGTTACAACGTATCGGAGAGACCAACGTTCCACCAAATTATGGATATGCTTGATAAAGCATTTAAAAAGATACCTGATAATACAAGGTTAATTTTCCATTCAGATCAGGGATGGCAGTATCAAATGAAACAATATCAACACCGACTTCAACAGAAAGGCATTATCCAGAGTATGTCACGCAAAGGAAATTGTTTAGATAATTCTGTAATGGAGAATTTCTTTGGCCTACTAAAATCAGAATTGCTCTATTTGCAAGAGTTCAATTCAATAGAGCATTTTCACAGGGAACTAGATGATTACATAGACTATTACAATAACAAAAGAATTAAGTGCAAACTAAAAGGACTGAGTCCAGTACAATACCGAATCCAGTCCCTAGAAGTTGCTTGA
- a CDS encoding S-layer homology domain-containing protein: MQKRMTGNLLKTVTAVLIAGNMVLGSASVQAAGVSDLSKSSTYAKEAIRWMANNSIISGDKQGNFYPRQSITRAELVTLLVKALNIDTSNLPSAATFSDVPASHWAFKYVEAANRAGITSGTGNGKFGIGSLTTREQITTMLLNYLSVSKEAIVAELGLDDLLKFKDSGKMSDWAKPSIKFAVSNNIMSGVSADSFSPTGKATKEQIAVILYKFLNSKTSIEQNAATLKKVVVTYNNDLIKLKTPAKVIDNDIMLPAEVFSKTGAKVDFDNQAGTVTIKSLTAQDKMITLNDVHEQIDGAVLVPAKAVVEALGFTMDWNDKINLLKIKDSTIPKNPQLYNAIKSMLDYKGEYENNMIINAKEYSSNMNIGMTMSIKGAVNGNNSTSNSKITISIDGEQEDLMDYQTINIGDKIYVKNPDTGSWETYTRSQAEDEGILYTDIEADRNESLRVLDVYGKMNITDEGKTLLNGEEVSKYQVRLNMELLQGLTSANMLEYGLGLEDIYNNGLDTKMYIYVNSQGQLVKQSIVIYGSMVKDGTKADINMTVNSMYTNIGKEIEIVSPIK; encoded by the coding sequence ATGCAAAAAAGAATGACAGGTAATTTACTTAAAACAGTAACTGCGGTTTTGATTGCAGGGAATATGGTTTTGGGCTCAGCTTCTGTTCAGGCGGCTGGAGTAAGTGATTTGAGCAAAAGTTCAACGTATGCCAAAGAAGCCATTCGATGGATGGCAAACAATAGTATCATTAGCGGTGATAAGCAAGGAAACTTTTATCCGCGTCAAAGCATAACAAGAGCTGAACTTGTAACTCTGCTGGTAAAGGCTTTAAACATTGATACTTCCAATCTCCCTTCTGCAGCTACTTTTTCCGATGTACCTGCAAGTCATTGGGCTTTCAAGTATGTTGAAGCTGCCAACAGGGCGGGTATTACAAGTGGTACGGGAAACGGTAAGTTCGGCATTGGCAGCCTTACTACAAGAGAACAGATTACAACAATGCTTTTAAACTATCTTTCAGTATCAAAGGAAGCTATTGTAGCTGAGCTCGGCTTGGATGATCTTTTAAAATTCAAGGATTCAGGAAAAATGTCTGATTGGGCAAAACCGTCAATCAAGTTTGCAGTTTCAAATAATATTATGAGCGGAGTAAGTGCTGATTCATTTTCTCCCACAGGAAAAGCGACAAAAGAACAGATAGCTGTTATTTTATACAAGTTTTTGAATTCAAAAACTAGTATTGAGCAAAATGCAGCAACACTAAAGAAAGTGGTTGTTACTTACAATAATGACCTGATTAAACTTAAAACACCGGCTAAAGTTATTGATAATGACATAATGCTTCCGGCAGAGGTTTTTTCAAAAACAGGGGCAAAGGTTGATTTTGACAATCAGGCAGGGACAGTAACCATTAAGAGTCTGACAGCTCAGGACAAAATGATTACTCTAAATGATGTACATGAGCAAATAGACGGAGCAGTTCTTGTTCCTGCGAAGGCAGTAGTTGAGGCGCTTGGTTTTACAATGGATTGGAATGATAAAATCAACCTTCTGAAAATTAAGGATAGTACTATTCCTAAAAATCCACAGTTGTACAATGCAATAAAGAGTATGCTGGATTATAAGGGTGAGTATGAAAACAACATGATAATCAATGCAAAAGAGTATAGCTCTAATATGAATATTGGAATGACGATGTCAATAAAAGGCGCTGTAAACGGTAATAATTCAACATCAAACTCCAAGATTACAATTTCAATTGACGGGGAACAGGAAGATTTAATGGATTATCAAACCATAAATATCGGAGACAAGATATACGTAAAAAATCCGGATACGGGTTCATGGGAAACTTACACCAGAAGTCAGGCAGAAGATGAAGGTATCCTGTATACTGATATTGAAGCTGATAGAAATGAAAGCCTTAGAGTGTTGGACGTTTATGGAAAAATGAACATAACTGATGAAGGAAAAACATTACTAAATGGAGAAGAAGTATCAAAATATCAGGTTAGGCTGAACATGGAATTACTGCAGGGGCTGACGTCAGCAAATATGCTGGAATATGGCTTAGGACTTGAAGATATATACAATAATGGCCTTGATACAAAAATGTATATATATGTAAATTCTCAAGGACAGCTGGTAAAGCAGTCCATTGTTATCTATGGCTCAATGGTTAAGGATGGTACTAAAGCAGATATTAATATGACCGTCAATAGCATGTATACCAATATCGGAAAAGAAATAGAGATTGTAAGTCCCATAAAATAG